A region of Salvia splendens isolate huo1 chromosome 17, SspV2, whole genome shotgun sequence DNA encodes the following proteins:
- the LOC121774405 gene encoding uncharacterized protein LOC121774405, which translates to MTASARPGQMNASTVGRRDISPEPAQVRRLGREDGVRNCGHSRLNKRKRVLRLRLPPQARAFALQQKQTKAEKGKREQGNLAGMGTLLNVPIAILFDTGGSHSFIAAPCVDTLNLPTDVMEHRMRVSSTVGGLIDITRTCSNVKFSMGNLNLVAHNLHVMSMWSVNIILRMDWLAENYTTIRCKEKQIALQYPGIEPVIFHGISMRKRKSSISALQATAMMRKGCPAYLVYLNEEEKKDKKIEDVAIAREDPDVFPENYQACRLTGKWSLPSI; encoded by the coding sequence ATGACGGCGAGTGCAAGGCCGGGACAGATGAATGCTTCCACTGTGGGCAGAAGGGACATTTCGCCAGAGCCTGCCCAAGTAAGACGATTGGGACGGGAGGACGGCGTTCGCAACTGCGGGCACTCTAGGCTGAACAAGAGAAAGAGAGTGCTACGCCTGAGACTTCCCCCACAGGCAAGAGCCTTTGCACTGCAGCAGAAGCAGACTAAGGCCGAGAAAGGAAAACGGGAGCAAggaaatttggcaggtatgggaactcTCCTCAACGTACCTATCgccattttatttgataccGGTGGATCGCACTCCTTTATAGCAGCaccttgtgtggatactttgaacTTGCCTACGGATGTGATGGAACATAGGATGAGGGTGTCCTCAACCgtaggaggccttatagacATCACACGAACATGCTCAAACGTAAAATTTTCTATGGGAAATCTGAACCTAGTAGCTCACAACTTACATGTGATGTCGATGTGGAGCGTCAACATCATACTAAGAATGGATTGGTTAGCTGAAAACTACACGACCATCCGTTGCAAGGAGAAACAGATAGCATTACAGTACCCCGGGATAGAACCCGTAATTTtccatgggatctccatgagGAAAAGAAAGTCGAGTATTTCTGCCCTACAAGCAACGGCCATGATGAGAAAGGGATGTCCTGCATACCTCGTCTACTTGAACGAAGAGGAGAAAAAGGACAAGAAAATCGAGGACGTAGCGATAGCACGAGAAGACCCCGACGTCTTCCCAGAAAACTACCAGGCTTGCCGCCTGACAggcaagtggagtttaccatcGATCTAG